Proteins encoded in a region of the Sceloporus undulatus isolate JIND9_A2432 ecotype Alabama chromosome 11, SceUnd_v1.1, whole genome shotgun sequence genome:
- the LOC121916936 gene encoding nuclear receptor corepressor 1-like translates to MPPYQQEPPKMSQGERDCSRQYEGPIHSYRPQQDSPSPQQQPPPPQQQAPPPPPPAPQGEGMGPVPRTHRLITLADHICQIITQDFARSQASTQASLQTPTSTFQTSAPTSIATASRAKPTSRYSPEVQPQPTPHQRPGSRVSPENLSDKSRGRLGKSPERSHVSSESYEPISPPQAPAGHEKQDSLLLLSQRSEPSEQSRTDSRSPGSMSYLPSFFTKLESTSPMVKSKKQEIFRKLNSCGGGDSDMTAAQPGTEIFNLPAVTTSGPVSARGHSFADPASNLGLEDIIRKALMGNFDDKGEDHSLLMAQPMGLVPGGSNAALPANSETRREETNPSPNPGGGVGKQKLLGKSGSRKSKSPIPGQGYLGTERPSSVSSVHSEGDYHRQTPVWSWEDRPSSTGQPSQAANGESNLKAGSTQFPYNPLTMRMLSSTPPTSITCAPSSVGQASAHQPNRIWDREPAPLLSAQYETLSDSDD, encoded by the exons ATGCCGCCTTACCAACAGGAGCCCCCCAAAATGAGCCAAGGGGAAA GAGACTGCAGCCGACAGTACGAGGGCCCGATCCACTCTTATCGGCCTCAGCAAGATTCCCCATCGCCTCAACAGCAGCCACCGCCACCGCAGCAGCAGGCCCCCCCACCGCCTCCGCCTGCCCCGCAGGGCGAAGGGATGGGGCCCGTTCCTCGGACCCACCGCCTCATCACCCTCGCCGATCACATCTGT cAAATCATCACCCAGGACTTTGCCCGCAGCCAAGCTTCCACGCAGGCCTCCCTCCAGACCCCCACCAGCACATTCCAGACCTCAGCCCCCACCTCCATCGCCACCGCCAGCCGGGCAAAGCCCACCAGCCGCTACAGTCCCGAGGTGCAGCCGCAGCCCACTCCCCACCAGCGCCCGGGTTCCCGCGTCTCTCCCGAAAACCTCTCCGACAAAAGTAGGGGAAG GCTTGGTAAATCCCCCGAAAGAAGCCACGTCTCCTCCGAGTCTTACGAGCCGATCTCTCCGCCTCAGGCCCCCGCCGGCCACGAGAAACAAGACAGCCTTTTGTTACTGTCCCAAAGATCTGAGCCTTCAGAGCAGAG CAGGACGGATTCCCGTTCCCCCGGAAGCATGAGCTACCTGCCTTCCTTCTTCACCAAACTGGAGAGCACCTCGCCCATGGTGAAGTCCAAGAAGCAGGAGATCTTCCGGAAGCTGAACTCCTGCGGCGGCGGCGACTCGGACATGA CTGCTGCTCAGCCGGGGACAGAGATATTTAACTTGCCAGCAGTAACTACTTCAG GGCCGGTCAGTGCCCGAGGTCATTCCTTCGCCGACCCGGCCAGCAACCTGGGACTGGAGGACATCATCCGCAAAGCCCTGATGGGCAACTTTGATGACAAAGGGGAAGACCACAGCCTCCTCATGGCCCAGCCGATGGGTCTCGTACCAGGCGGATCCAACGCGGCGCTACCGGCAAACAGCGAAACCCGCAGGGAAGAGACAAACCCATCCCCAAATCCGG GCGGGGGAGTCGGCAAGCAGAAGCTGCTGGGCAAATCCGGCAGCCGGAAGTCCAAGTCGCCCATTCCAGGGCAAGGCTACTTGGGGACGGAGCGTCCGTCATCGGTCTCCTCGGTGCACTCGGAAGGCGACTACCACAGGCAGACCCCGGTGTGGTCATGGGAGGACAGGCCCTCCTCCACAGGTCAGCCGAGCCAGGCAGCCAACGGGGAGAGCAACTTGAAAGCAG GATCCACCCAGTTCCCCTACAACCCCCTGACGATGCGCATGCTGAGCAGCACCCCTCCGACCTCCATCACCTGCGCCCCGTCGTCGGTCGGCCAGGCGTCCGCTCACCAGCCCAACCGGATATGGGATCGGGAACCCGCCCCGCTCCTCTCGGCCCAATACGAGACCCTTTCGGACAGCGACGACTGA